Proteins from one Candidatus Omnitrophota bacterium genomic window:
- the rfbH gene encoding lipopolysaccharide biosynthesis protein RfbH: MNNQKLLRKQILKKVKDFQVKSPKSKFVPGETYINYAGRIFDHEELINSVDASLDFWLTSGRFACEFEKELARFLGIKHCMLTNSGSSANLLAISALKSPLLKKRSLKAGDEVITTACGFPTTLNPILQNNLVPVFVDLELGTYNIDVTKIERAISKKTKAIFVAHTLGNPVELDAIMKIVKKHNLFFIEDNCDSLGSKYNDKYTGSFGQISTCSFYASHHITMGEGGAVLTNDPLLRKIILSLRDWGRDCFCEPGRDNSCGKRFSKKQGKLPLGYDHKYIYSHIGYNLKITDMQAAIGLAQLKKLKNFISIRRKNFDYLYKNLSQYDKYIAFPKVSNKSKVSWFGFPVLIKSDAPFKRIELVRYLEKNKIATRMLFGGNLTKQPAYQGIKYRVSGSLNNTNLVMDNLFWIGVYPGITKDKLDYIAKIFSYFFKKL; this comes from the coding sequence ATGAATAACCAGAAGTTATTGCGAAAACAAATCCTTAAAAAGGTGAAGGACTTTCAAGTCAAAAGTCCAAAGTCTAAATTTGTTCCCGGCGAAACTTATATTAACTATGCTGGGCGTATTTTTGACCATGAAGAACTCATCAATTCAGTTGATGCTTCTTTAGATTTTTGGTTAACTTCTGGACGATTCGCTTGTGAGTTTGAGAAGGAGTTAGCAAGATTTTTAGGAATTAAACATTGCATGTTAACAAATTCCGGTTCTTCGGCCAATCTTTTAGCTATTTCAGCGTTAAAGTCACCGTTATTAAAGAAACGAAGTTTGAAGGCAGGCGATGAAGTTATTACCACTGCTTGCGGATTCCCGACAACTTTAAATCCAATTTTACAAAATAATCTTGTTCCGGTTTTTGTTGATTTGGAGTTGGGTACCTATAATATTGATGTTACTAAAATAGAGCGAGCAATTTCTAAGAAAACAAAGGCTATTTTTGTTGCTCATACCTTAGGTAACCCGGTTGAACTAGATGCAATTATGAAAATAGTTAAAAAGCATAATTTATTTTTTATCGAAGATAATTGCGACAGTCTAGGTTCTAAATATAATGATAAATATACCGGCAGTTTTGGTCAAATTTCAACTTGTAGTTTTTATGCCAGCCATCATATCACTATGGGAGAGGGCGGAGCGGTTTTAACCAATGACCCTTTACTTCGCAAGATAATTCTTTCTTTACGCGATTGGGGCCGTGATTGTTTTTGTGAACCAGGCCGGGATAATAGTTGTGGTAAGCGGTTTTCTAAAAAGCAGGGTAAGCTCCCCTTAGGGTATGATCACAAGTATATATATTCACATATTGGTTATAATTTAAAAATTACTGATATGCAGGCAGCAATTGGTTTAGCACAACTTAAGAAACTTAAGAACTTTATTTCTATTCGCAGAAAAAACTTTGACTATCTTTATAAAAATTTATCACAATATGATAAGTATATTGCTTTTCCTAAAGTTAGCAATAAGTCTAAGGTTAGCTGGTTTGGATTTCCTGTTTTGATAAAATCTGATGCGCCTTTTAAGCGGATTGAGCTAGTAAGGTACCTAGAGAAAAATAAAATTGCTACTCGTATGTTATTCGGAGGAAATTTAACTAAGCAACCGGCTTATCAAGGCATAAAATATAGAGTTTCCGGAAGCTTAAATAATACTAACTTAGTTATGGACAATCTTTTTTGGATTGGTGTGTACCCAGGCATCACCAAAGATAAGCTTGATTATATAGCAAAAATATTCTCATACTTTTTTAAGAAATTATGA
- a CDS encoding glycosyltransferase family 2 protein, with product MKLSVIITCFNEKATILAAIEEARQLDIDKEIIVIDNCSSDGTKQILEGLGDKTLQIVFQPKNFGVGQSVKLGVEMATGDCCYSPCADLEYRMNDVFKMIKKMEQNNLDAVFGSRIADRKNISKLVIIKERPYYAATIVATYLINKWYGRNFTDIIAPKLIKADIFKKLAISSNGQAFEFELVSRLCEVGCRIAEVPIYYKPRSAKQGKTIKPWDFIPALLAMIKVRLSRKNKS from the coding sequence ATGAAGCTTTCGGTAATCATAACTTGCTTTAATGAGAAGGCTACTATCCTGGCAGCCATAGAGGAAGCCAGGCAGTTAGATATCGATAAAGAGATAATTGTTATTGATAATTGCTCTAGTGATGGCACGAAACAGATTCTAGAAGGGTTAGGCGATAAAACTTTACAGATTGTATTTCAACCTAAGAATTTTGGTGTCGGGCAATCAGTTAAGCTTGGTGTTGAAATGGCAACCGGCGATTGTTGTTATAGCCCTTGCGCTGATTTAGAGTATAGGATGAATGATGTTTTTAAAATGATTAAAAAAATGGAGCAAAATAATTTAGATGCTGTTTTTGGGTCGCGTATTGCTGATAGAAAGAATATTTCAAAATTAGTAATTATTAAAGAAAGACCATACTATGCCGCAACAATCGTGGCAACGTATCTTATCAATAAGTGGTATGGAAGAAATTTCACGGATATTATTGCTCCGAAGCTTATTAAAGCAGATATTTTTAAAAAACTAGCTATTAGTTCTAACGGCCAAGCTTTTGAGTTTGAGTTAGTCAGCAGGTTGTGTGAAGTTGGTTGTAGAATAGCTGAAGTGCCTATTTATTATAAGCCTCGGTCAGCAAAGCAAGGTAAAACTATTAAGCCTTGGGATTTTATTCCTGCTTTGTTAGCTATGATTAAAGTGAGGCTATCTAGAAAAAATAAATCATGA
- a CDS encoding sugar transferase encodes MIHSSRKIYPFYILTDVFFIVLSFFIPYLLKYGSSQISSSLNIKLPNFEEYVVIFILWGLFIIITLNRKGFYATDRSLSIPKEAFRVSINILYVSIFVAGLIFFTKYQFFSREIFFSNFVLLCVLLSGWRALKRLVLRKLISQGFKNVNVLIVGAGKIGESIAAEIYKNPYWGFKISGFLDDSKVKAVSDLPILGTLSNFISVAKKYFIDEVIISIPSERKAVSELIKQAQKMNLGLRIIPDSFEEPLPVVEITNLGLIPLLTYKERKHHPAEFALKRLFDILVSLILLILLLPVFLIVSILIKIDSKGPVFYIRKRSGFKGKIFSFYKFRSMGQDADKQKADLLSKNESKGNLIFKMKKDPRVTSVGKFLRRYSLDELPQIFNVLKGDMSLVGPRPFPVEESDKFQYEHLQRLTVRPGITGLAQIRGRSDLSVYRWIKWDLWYVNNWSFRLDFLILWWTIPVVLKGRGAY; translated from the coding sequence ATGATTCATTCTTCGAGAAAAATCTATCCTTTTTATATTTTAACTGATGTGTTTTTTATCGTTTTAAGTTTTTTTATACCTTACCTGTTAAAGTATGGCTCTTCGCAGATATCCTCTAGTTTAAATATTAAACTGCCGAATTTTGAAGAATATGTAGTGATATTTATACTTTGGGGTTTATTTATAATTATTACCTTAAATCGAAAAGGTTTCTACGCTACTGATCGCTCGCTGAGTATTCCTAAAGAAGCTTTCCGAGTATCAATAAATATTTTATATGTTAGTATTTTTGTGGCCGGATTGATATTTTTTACTAAGTATCAGTTTTTCTCTCGTGAAATATTCTTTAGCAACTTTGTTTTGCTTTGTGTCTTGTTATCTGGATGGAGAGCGCTTAAAAGATTAGTTTTACGAAAGTTAATATCTCAGGGATTCAAAAATGTAAATGTTTTAATTGTCGGCGCTGGAAAGATTGGTGAGAGTATTGCTGCAGAAATTTACAAAAATCCTTATTGGGGATTTAAAATTTCAGGATTTCTTGATGATAGTAAAGTCAAGGCAGTTAGCGACTTACCGATTTTGGGAACCCTGAGTAACTTTATTTCTGTGGCCAAGAAGTACTTTATTGATGAAGTAATTATATCTATTCCTTCGGAAAGGAAAGCTGTTTCAGAACTAATCAAACAGGCCCAGAAGATGAACTTGGGTTTAAGAATCATTCCTGATAGTTTTGAAGAACCGCTTCCGGTGGTAGAGATAACTAATCTTGGGTTAATTCCTTTACTTACTTATAAAGAGAGGAAGCACCATCCGGCAGAGTTTGCTTTAAAGCGGTTATTTGATATTTTAGTGTCTTTAATTTTGCTGATTTTATTGTTACCGGTTTTTTTAATAGTTTCAATATTAATAAAAATAGATTCAAAAGGTCCGGTTTTTTATATTCGTAAGCGCTCTGGTTTTAAAGGGAAAATATTTAGTTTTTATAAATTTCGCTCTATGGGTCAAGACGCCGATAAGCAAAAAGCCGATCTTTTGAGTAAAAATGAATCTAAAGGCAACCTTATTTTTAAGATGAAAAAAGATCCGCGAGTTACTTCGGTAGGTAAGTTTTTGCGCCGCTATAGCCTAGATGAATTACCTCAAATATTTAATGTTTTAAAGGGTGATATGAGTTTGGTTGGGCCGCGGCCTTTTCCGGTAGAAGAAAGCGATAAATTTCAGTATGAACATCTCCAGCGGTTGACGGTGCGCCCGGGAATAACCGGTTTAGCCCAGATTAGAGGCCGTTCAGACCTTTCGGTTTACCGTTGGATTAAATGGGACCTTTGGTATGTGAACAACTGGTCTTTTCGGCTGGATTTTTTGATTCTTTGGTGGACAATTCCAGTAGTTTTAAAAGGAAGAGGAGCCTATTAA
- a CDS encoding VanZ family protein: MRQVMNFVKANIGEFGFRTLISLILLAVGLVFVVFAIKKIPSLGRGFFLVGLTAVSLLLVWQIEIAEEKIHLFEFAVLGWLAFKDTWSKDKKSKGVILALVFTFAVGVLDEGFQAVLPYRYFQGWDIFLNCLGGLWGVLSFLIFRGAR; encoded by the coding sequence ATGCGTCAGGTGATGAATTTTGTTAAGGCTAATATTGGAGAATTTGGGTTTAGAACTTTAATAAGCTTAATTTTACTAGCTGTCGGATTAGTTTTTGTAGTTTTTGCAATAAAGAAAATACCGAGCTTAGGGAGAGGTTTTTTTCTTGTTGGACTAACAGCTGTTAGTTTATTATTAGTTTGGCAGATAGAGATAGCTGAGGAAAAAATTCATTTATTTGAGTTTGCAGTTTTAGGTTGGCTAGCTTTTAAAGATACTTGGAGTAAAGATAAAAAATCTAAAGGAGTTATTTTAGCTTTAGTTTTTACCTTTGCTGTGGGCGTTCTAGATGAAGGATTTCAGGCGGTACTACCCTATCGTTATTTTCAAGGCTGGGATATTTTTTTGAATTGTTTAGGGGGTCTTTGGGGGGTGCTGTCATTTTTAATTTTCAGAGGCGCAAGATGA
- a CDS encoding MBL fold metallo-hydrolase, which yields MRKSLFFFLFTFFVFSFSVFADQQLEIHFIDVGEGNSIFIETPGGEVVLIDAGNLISGFKLSKYLKKNKVEKIDHLIFTHPHLDHIGGSFFVTQEFQIENTYDSGEDLLNLAKEQDVYRWYADLVREDSRYRVLTAGDGLLTGEVSFKVLWPRDLSLGSDFNINSLVIMIKYKDFRCLLMADATIEAERELLKRGEVLGADILKVGHHGFRDASSEQFLGAVSADVAIISVNKDNLRGYPSLEVLERLKKEKAVIYRTDKSGTIVIEVNSKGEFLVKEEF from the coding sequence ATGAGAAAGTCTCTATTTTTCTTTTTGTTCACATTTTTCGTTTTTTCTTTTTCTGTTTTCGCTGATCAGCAATTAGAAATTCATTTTATTGATGTCGGAGAAGGTAATTCCATTTTTATCGAAACGCCCGGCGGCGAAGTAGTCTTAATTGATGCTGGAAATTTAATTAGTGGATTTAAGTTGTCGAAATATCTAAAAAAGAATAAAGTTGAAAAAATAGATCATCTTATCTTTACTCATCCTCATCTTGATCATATTGGCGGCAGTTTTTTCGTAACTCAAGAGTTTCAGATAGAGAATACTTATGATAGCGGAGAGGATTTATTGAATCTGGCTAAAGAGCAAGATGTCTATCGTTGGTATGCGGATTTAGTAAGAGAGGATAGCAGATATCGAGTTTTAACGGCTGGCGATGGACTTTTAACTGGTGAGGTAAGCTTTAAGGTGCTATGGCCTCGGGATCTATCGCTAGGGTCTGATTTTAATATTAATTCTTTAGTGATTATGATAAAATATAAAGATTTTAGATGCCTTTTAATGGCTGATGCGACTATTGAGGCTGAGCGAGAACTTCTTAAAAGAGGAGAAGTTTTGGGAGCCGATATTCTAAAAGTTGGTCATCACGGTTTTCGTGATGCGTCTTCAGAGCAGTTTTTAGGGGCGGTATCAGCTGATGTGGCCATAATTAGTGTTAACAAGGATAATCTTCGCGGTTATCCTTCATTAGAGGTTTTAGAGCGCCTAAAAAAAGAAAAAGCCGTAATTTATCGAACTGATAAAAGTGGAACTATAGTTATTGAAGTAAATTCTAAAGGGGAATTTTTAGTTAAGGAGGAGTTTTGA
- a CDS encoding O-antigen ligase family protein, with translation MTESQKMKIVDIIDRIAVFFFAVLIFFLPISNAAIESCFGFIYLCFITRCFFKRPTLRAIREFFANRVNLSLLVFYCIAGISMLATGSLIGKSFNAWFFKWGEGFLLFYFAQVFIKKEHIKYLLVVFFCSAFLICINGIYQKIFYSGFIRNFNLSILSSNSGIAAVRSTFLHYNDFSSYLTVIFFLTLGFFLDEKKIIRRLFIFCLFSVLLVNLLFTLSRGAWLALIVVSFFSIIIFFSKRRIALSLFILAILAGTLFLIPGFNGRLVSIFQVGGDAGRFFIWKTAMLMFKESPLLGRGPGLFMDYMNSYQYRGMSGLGFASPLYAHNCYLQILAEMGIFGLLSFFWFLGELLKKGYRRTRKSGDFLLLGILLALVAFLIHSFFDTQFYSLKLSILFWLLVSFLGVCITKESPKVITRN, from the coding sequence TTGACTGAAAGCCAAAAAATGAAGATAGTAGATATAATCGATAGGATTGCTGTTTTTTTCTTTGCAGTTTTAATATTTTTTCTTCCTATTTCTAATGCTGCGATTGAGTCTTGTTTTGGGTTTATTTACTTATGCTTCATAACCAGATGTTTTTTTAAGCGGCCGACCCTAAGAGCAATAAGAGAGTTTTTTGCCAATAGGGTAAATTTGTCGTTATTGGTTTTTTATTGCATTGCCGGAATATCAATGTTAGCCACAGGGTCTTTAATTGGTAAAAGTTTTAATGCTTGGTTCTTTAAATGGGGTGAGGGATTTTTACTATTTTATTTTGCTCAAGTTTTTATAAAAAAGGAACATATAAAATATTTATTAGTAGTATTTTTCTGTTCTGCTTTTTTGATTTGCATCAATGGCATATATCAAAAAATATTTTATTCTGGTTTTATAAGAAATTTCAACCTGTCCATTTTATCAAGTAATTCCGGAATCGCTGCGGTTAGGTCTACTTTTCTTCATTATAATGATTTTTCTAGTTATCTAACAGTTATATTTTTTTTGACTTTAGGATTTTTTCTTGACGAAAAAAAAATTATTCGAAGATTATTTATTTTTTGTTTATTCTCGGTGCTATTAGTTAATTTGTTATTTACACTTTCGCGAGGAGCTTGGCTAGCTTTAATAGTCGTTAGCTTTTTTTCAATAATTATTTTTTTTAGTAAAAGAAGGATAGCATTATCTTTATTTATTTTGGCCATTCTTGCGGGTACTTTATTCTTAATTCCAGGGTTTAACGGTAGGCTTGTGAGTATTTTCCAAGTTGGCGGTGATGCTGGTAGATTTTTTATATGGAAAACAGCGATGCTTATGTTTAAGGAATCCCCGTTACTAGGAAGAGGCCCAGGGTTATTCATGGATTATATGAATAGCTATCAATATCGAGGTATGAGCGGCCTAGGCTTTGCAAGCCCTCTGTATGCCCATAACTGTTACTTGCAAATTCTGGCTGAAATGGGAATATTTGGATTGTTGTCGTTTTTTTGGTTTTTGGGAGAGTTATTAAAGAAAGGCTATCGTAGGACAAGAAAGAGTGGAGACTTTTTGCTTTTAGGAATATTATTAGCCTTAGTTGCCTTTTTAATTCATTCTTTTTTTGATACCCAATTCTATTCATTAAAGTTATCGATTTTATTTTGGTTGCTTGTTTCGTTTCTTGGAGTGTGTATTACAAAAGAGTCGCCAAAGGTAATTACTAGAAATTAA
- a CDS encoding alkaline phosphatase family protein, producing MFFKPRKKKAFVIGLDCAPPRLLFDKFKDELPNFKMMLDKGVHCPMRSVHPPITIPAWMSMCSGLDVGEIGVYGFRTRKDNSYTEFDISTSKKFSQIDKIWDILAKLKKKSVLVGVPPSYPTYHIDGGMISGFICPDAASNFTYPESLKGEIEELVGEYKLDVVFRTEDRDKLIKSAWEMTEKRFKVIEYLIKNKQWDFFMFVEIGVDRIQHAFWKYYDPSHHLYQPEHKYKNVIFDYYKFIDQKVGKILSVLDKDTTVFTVSDHGAKSMKGVFCLNEWLIDKGYLVLNKYPDKIASFNQLDVDWQKTRAWGWGGHCGRIFINKKNRETQGLVRDSEYESLRDGLIKELENETDPLGKPWNTKVYKPKDVYKVLNGTPSDLVAYFDDLAYRGAGTVGHKKIFLEENDTGPDDAAHDWQGVFIEYSPLSKSAEELNQISILDFKDRVLKSMGI from the coding sequence ATGTTTTTTAAACCGAGAAAGAAAAAAGCATTTGTTATTGGCCTAGATTGTGCTCCGCCGAGACTTCTCTTTGATAAATTTAAAGATGAGCTGCCTAATTTCAAGATGATGCTAGATAAAGGGGTTCATTGTCCTATGCGTTCAGTGCATCCGCCGATTACAATTCCAGCCTGGATGAGCATGTGCTCTGGCTTGGATGTTGGCGAGATTGGCGTTTATGGGTTTAGAACCCGAAAAGATAATTCTTATACAGAATTTGATATCTCTACTTCTAAAAAGTTTTCTCAAATCGATAAGATTTGGGATATTTTAGCAAAATTAAAAAAGAAAAGTGTTCTTGTAGGTGTTCCTCCAAGTTACCCAACTTATCATATTGATGGAGGTATGATTTCGGGATTTATTTGTCCTGACGCAGCCAGTAATTTTACTTATCCTGAAAGCTTAAAGGGTGAAATTGAAGAGTTAGTTGGAGAATATAAACTTGATGTGGTGTTTAGAACCGAAGATCGAGATAAGCTAATAAAATCTGCCTGGGAGATGACCGAGAAGAGATTCAAGGTTATTGAGTACTTAATAAAAAATAAACAGTGGGATTTTTTTATGTTCGTTGAGATTGGCGTAGACAGAATTCAGCATGCTTTTTGGAAATATTATGATCCGTCACACCATCTTTATCAACCTGAGCATAAGTATAAAAACGTCATTTTCGATTACTATAAATTTATTGATCAAAAAGTTGGAAAGATTCTTTCAGTTTTGGATAAAGATACTACTGTTTTTACAGTATCCGATCACGGGGCAAAGTCAATGAAAGGAGTTTTTTGTCTTAATGAATGGCTTATTGATAAAGGTTATTTAGTGTTAAATAAATATCCTGATAAGATAGCCAGCTTCAATCAGCTAGATGTTGATTGGCAAAAAACTCGGGCCTGGGGTTGGGGAGGCCATTGTGGAAGGATTTTTATTAATAAAAAGAACCGCGAAACTCAAGGGTTAGTTAGAGATTCTGAATATGAGAGTTTGCGCGACGGTCTAATTAAGGAGTTAGAAAATGAAACCGATCCTTTAGGTAAACCTTGGAATACGAAAGTTTATAAGCCTAAGGATGTCTATAAAGTGTTAAATGGAACCCCTTCGGACCTTGTGGCTTATTTTGATGACTTAGCATATAGGGGTGCAGGTACCGTAGGGCATAAAAAGATTTTTCTAGAAGAAAACGATACTGGTCCTGACGATGCCGCACATGATTGGCAAGGTGTATTTATTGAGTATAGTCCTTTAAGTAAAAGTGCAGAAGAATTAAACCAAATAAGCATCCTTGATTTCAAAGATAGAGTATTAAAGAGCATGGGAATATGA
- a CDS encoding glycosyltransferase family 9 protein, protein MKSFLIINPFGIGDVLFSTPLIRNIKENLPESKIFYLCNRRAQPILENHPLIDKCFIYERDEFEAIRKRSKISWFKKILSFISEIKKEKIDVALDLSLNPQFGFLSFIAGIKERVGYDYKRRGRFLTKKIKFSGYKDKHVIEYYLDLLKYINLEPIHRKTELFLSKIDKNKLDLWQRYNLSETNLNIVIAPCGGASWGLEAGYKHWNLEKFAQLADRSISELKARVILAGSRQEKEAIEKVERLMSNKPQKAIGLELEDFLAILAKSQLAVVNDGGVLHMAVALGIKTVSIFGPVNEVVYGPYPIDSSKHVVLKVDIGCRPCYVNFRLPECVYNKKCLNDLEVSEVFKAVKSLMDKK, encoded by the coding sequence ATGAAATCATTTTTAATTATTAATCCTTTTGGTATCGGTGATGTTTTGTTTTCTACACCGTTGATAAGGAACATTAAGGAAAACTTGCCTGAAAGTAAGATTTTCTACCTTTGCAATCGACGCGCCCAACCGATTCTAGAAAATCACCCCTTAATAGATAAGTGTTTTATCTATGAAAGGGATGAATTCGAAGCCATAAGAAAGAGATCAAAGATAAGCTGGTTTAAAAAAATATTAAGTTTTATATCTGAAATAAAAAAAGAGAAAATTGACGTTGCTTTAGACCTGTCTTTAAATCCGCAATTTGGATTTTTATCTTTTATTGCCGGGATAAAAGAGCGAGTTGGTTATGATTATAAACGGCGGGGTCGATTTTTAACTAAAAAAATTAAGTTTTCCGGCTATAAGGATAAACATGTCATTGAATATTACCTTGATCTTCTAAAATACATTAATTTAGAACCAATTCATCGAAAAACCGAGCTATTTTTGAGTAAAATAGATAAAAACAAGTTAGATCTTTGGCAAAGATATAATTTATCTGAAACTAATTTAAATATAGTTATAGCGCCTTGTGGCGGTGCAAGTTGGGGTTTAGAGGCAGGTTATAAACATTGGAACCTTGAGAAATTTGCTCAGCTAGCCGATAGAAGTATAAGCGAGCTTAAAGCTAGAGTAATCTTAGCCGGCAGTAGACAGGAAAAGGAAGCCATTGAAAAGGTTGAACGGTTAATGAGCAATAAGCCTCAGAAAGCGATCGGTCTAGAACTTGAAGATTTCCTTGCTATCTTAGCCAAAAGTCAGCTGGCAGTAGTCAATGACGGTGGAGTATTGCATATGGCCGTAGCCTTGGGGATTAAAACTGTATCTATCTTTGGTCCGGTCAATGAAGTAGTCTATGGGCCTTACCCGATTGATTCTAGTAAGCATGTTGTGCTTAAGGTTGATATAGGTTGTCGGCCGTGCTATGTAAATTTTCGTTTGCCAGAATGTGTTTATAATAAAAAATGTTTGAACGATCTCGAAGTCAGTGAAGTTTTTAAAGCGGTTAAGTCTTTAATGGATAAAAAATAG
- a CDS encoding alkaline phosphatase family protein: MDIFIIGILWAAATFFLFGVIVGIGISFLNRFNFSFIGNLWFYFLTGLSYIAYLGVRIIPLAGLLGLILEGLLGISRSAVILVYLGCTINLLTYFFAKWYITGKEIPSTVISFIPVVLLVIFRESFSLKIITSLGAVWLSLVISISFLAALIRTFFRKKTTGQKSQIKPNNSLKPEVNQVNKKVAFIGLDGCDWQLLKRFIDQGKLLTFRRLIDGGASARLKTIQPTLSPLIWNSILTGKSPSDHGIAHWYKTKFPLLPPVVGDIVHPRYCRSKRIILWLIKKNLIRRIPFSTEDRGVKAIWNILSDYDKSSINVGWIFSWPAEKIRGVQVSWLFYPFEEAAQGFKRFSSSKLPQRVYPESLFADLERFIVRPSDLADAELRSMHFTTESINPEKLYVDKLSPWDYTKDKTFLQVSSYLLDQNKEFDFFSLYLYGIDAVCHNYWPFSKDASNNQKHKNELLSVSDSEKFKKEAESFDKCILRYYEYLDSEIAKLLSKLGQDCNIVIASDHGFNLDGSEHENAPDAVLIAYGPYIAKGKNLSSLSIYDVLPTVLCLLGLPLANDMPGRVAKELFSDQFLNAFPFNYIDSYEHTSDKLNDRSFKLDEASRKGIEERLRSLGYID, encoded by the coding sequence ATGGATATTTTTATTATTGGAATATTGTGGGCTGCGGCGACTTTTTTTCTTTTTGGGGTCATTGTTGGGATAGGAATAAGTTTTCTAAATAGGTTTAATTTTTCCTTTATTGGAAACCTATGGTTTTATTTTCTGACCGGCCTTTCCTATATAGCTTATTTAGGCGTAAGAATTATACCCTTGGCTGGTTTGTTGGGATTAATATTGGAGGGGTTGCTTGGCATATCAAGATCTGCAGTTATTTTAGTATATCTTGGCTGCACGATTAATCTTCTGACTTACTTTTTTGCCAAATGGTATATTACTGGAAAAGAAATACCCTCGACCGTCATAAGTTTCATCCCGGTGGTTCTTTTGGTAATTTTTCGTGAAAGTTTTTCATTGAAAATTATTACTTCTTTGGGTGCGGTTTGGCTGAGCTTAGTAATTTCAATTAGCTTTCTGGCAGCTTTAATAAGAACTTTTTTTCGTAAGAAAACTACTGGCCAAAAAAGCCAAATTAAACCTAATAATTCTTTAAAGCCGGAAGTCAACCAGGTTAATAAAAAAGTAGCTTTTATAGGATTAGATGGTTGCGATTGGCAGTTATTAAAGAGATTTATAGATCAAGGTAAATTGCTTACTTTCCGAAGGCTTATTGACGGGGGGGCGTCAGCTAGGCTTAAAACTATTCAGCCGACTCTCTCGCCTTTAATTTGGAACTCTATACTTACTGGCAAATCGCCTTCCGATCACGGTATCGCCCATTGGTATAAAACTAAATTTCCCCTTCTGCCTCCAGTCGTAGGGGATATTGTCCATCCGCGCTATTGCCGTTCGAAGCGGATTATTTTATGGTTAATAAAGAAAAATCTGATTAGAAGAATTCCTTTTTCAACCGAGGATAGAGGAGTTAAGGCCATTTGGAATATATTATCTGATTACGATAAGAGCTCTATTAACGTAGGGTGGATTTTTAGCTGGCCAGCTGAAAAGATTAGGGGGGTTCAGGTAAGTTGGCTTTTTTATCCTTTTGAGGAGGCAGCTCAAGGTTTTAAAAGATTTAGCTCAAGCAAATTGCCTCAAAGAGTCTATCCGGAAAGTCTATTTGCTGATCTTGAGCGTTTCATTGTTAGGCCTTCTGATTTAGCCGATGCTGAGTTACGCAGTATGCATTTTACAACCGAAAGTATTAATCCTGAGAAACTTTATGTTGATAAGTTAAGTCCCTGGGATTATACTAAAGACAAAACTTTTTTACAGGTTAGCAGTTATTTGCTCGACCAAAATAAAGAGTTTGATTTTTTCTCTTTATATCTTTATGGAATTGACGCCGTTTGTCATAATTACTGGCCATTTTCTAAAGATGCAAGCAACAATCAAAAGCATAAAAACGAGCTACTTTCAGTTAGCGACAGCGAAAAATTTAAAAAAGAGGCTGAATCGTTTGATAAATGTATTTTGCGTTATTATGAATATTTAGATAGTGAAATTGCTAAACTTTTAAGTAAGCTTGGTCAAGATTGCAATATAGTCATAGCTTCTGACCACGGATTTAATTTAGACGGTAGTGAACATGAGAATGCCCCCGATGCGGTGTTGATTGCTTATGGACCTTATATCGCTAAGGGTAAAAACTTAAGTTCTCTTTCGATATATGATGTTTTGCCTACGGTTTTATGCTTGTTGGGCTTACCATTGGCAAATGATATGCCGGGCAGGGTAGCTAAGGAGTTGTTTAGCGATCAATTTTTGAATGCTTTTCCTTTTAACTATATTGATAGTTACGAACACACTAGCGATAAGTTAAATGATAGGAGCTTTAAATTGGATGAGGCTAGCCGCAAAGGTATAGAAGAACGCCTTAGGTCCTTAGGTTATATAGATTAA